TAGGCCACTAACGCCGACCATGCTGAGGGGATCTTGCTATAGCACCAGTGGCTGATCTTATCTGTGCCTTTGGGGACGCTGTTATGGTCGTCAACACCACCGAGGATCTCGGCGTACACTTTGGCAAACGTGCAGGCGTAGGGCAGGGTGATCGCCAGTAATCCTGTTAGCGCAGAGAGTCCAAACACCTGCATAAAAATCAGTGCCCAGAATAACTCGTGGATCGCGCGGAAAAAGGCACAAGCCACTCGTATCGCCCGCCACTGAAACAGCAAGGCGAGGGGTAAACCTAGGATTGCCGCAGCGGCGACGCCGATAAAAGCAAAGGCGAGGGTGATGCCGGTAGCAGAAAGCAGTGTGCGCCATTGGCTGAGGTCTGGATGCAGCAAGCCGTTGAGCATACGACCTAGCTCTGTTCCTGGTTCCACCTGATACACTGCTAGATCGGCCCACGGCAACAATAGCAGGGCACTGATCAGAAAAAATAAGGAGACCTGTTTCAGGCGCTGACCGCTGTTAGCCATCGGCTGGCCTACGCATCAACATAGAGCGCATCGAGTTGCGCAGCCGTTAAGGCATCGCCTGACAAGTCAAACAGGATCTTGCCCTGGTCTAAGCCAATCACGCGGTCAAAACAACTTAATGCTAGCTGTTTGTTGTGTAGCGCAATGACCGAGCTTTGATGGCGGCTTTGGATCAGCTCAATCAGCAGCTTGGCTTGCAGCGGGTCAACGCTGGAAACTGGTTCATCACCGAGAAAAATTGGGGCTTGTTGATAGAGCGCGCGGCCAATCGCTGTGCGCTGTTGTTGCCCACCGGACAGCTCGGCTACGGCACTGAATAGCTTGTCACTGAGTCCAAGCTCTGCAGCAAGCTCTGCCACCTCGGCACGCCGTGTTGCCCATGGGCGGAGCAGATTACACAGGTTATACAGGGCGTTATGCCGGGGCAGTTGGCCCATATAAATATTGTGATATACCGACAGCGGAGCAACCAGGCCATAGCTCTGCGGACAAAGCGCTGCGCGCTCTGCCGCTTGCTGGTAGAGCATATTCAGCAGCGAGCTTTTACCCGCGCCAGAGCGGCCGACTAAGGCGACATGCTCACCGGGATTGATCTCAAGATGGACTGGCGCAATAACCTGCTGCTTACCGTAACTTAAGGTTGCGCCACTCAGCTTCAGTTGATTCAGCACGGCGTATGAGAGCCTTTGAGTTGGCTTTGTTTCGTCGAGTGAATACTGTTATGTGCTGACATGGTCTCTCATTACGTTTTTTTGGGAGTTTCTTTGGGTAGCAATTTTAGCTGTCTTAAGCCTTTGCTGGTGATATTCCACACATAGGCGCTATAGACGGCACCTGCACCGAACAACAGTGCAATAAGCTGGATCCCGCCCGTCGTAAAGTGGAACAATGCGACGCTTATAGTCAAGCAGACTAAAGCTACGCATAGCATCGCTTTCACTTGTGTGGTGCTGGTGAGCCCGTTGCTCATATTGCGAAAGGCGTGGGCATAAAACACGCCCTCTTTGAGCTTGCCAACGACAGCTAACTGGTCGCCAGTAGTTATTTCAAAGGGCTTATGAACTGTGTGCTCTAACTTCACCCGATAGCCATCCAGATCCACTGAAACGATATATGCTGCACCAGCCTCTGCGTCCGTGGTTTTGGTGTTAGTGACGATCCCTTGTCTTATCTCCATATCGCAATAGCTACCTATCAATGTGCTGTATCGGCGATTATGGTAAGCGCGCTGAGCGCTATGTCAAATATACCCCATTGATAAAACAAGGGGGCTCAATTACGCTGTCCCGACTTAAGGGAACGGATATCCAACAACGGCGTTTAAAGGAGCATTCAATGGCTGTTAACCCCACCCTGTTTACCCCTTTGCGCTTATCTTTTGCGGGCGTATTCGTTCTGCTGCTGTTTTGTTTTTCCACCATGGTCGAGGGCGATATGTTTGGACTGTTTAAAACTTATGACGTGCACCTGTGCCCGGAAGTGAAAGGACGGCTGACGCTGAAAGGGGAGCCAGTGGCGGGTGTGATGATCACCCGCAATTTGACGTTCTGGGACGAAGCACCGCGCGTAGACACCACGGTTAGCGATGAGAATGGTCATTTCTCTTTTCTTGACGTCGTTATCCAGTCAAAGAAACCTGGCGATATGTTTGTTCAGGAGCGCACAGAGCAAGAGATATTTGCTGAATTGGATAACCAAAAATATAAGCTATGGTTTTCTACCTTTCCAGGCTTTAAGCCTCGGTTGGAGTATGAAAAGAAATTAGCTTCTCTTGATTGTGAACTTAATAACAAGCTTGCGACGTTTATGTTCAAGAATGATCAGGATAGTAATGTGAATTTTACCGCTGTGAGTCTATGTCAGTGGGATAATGACTATATCTTTGTATTGGATTACGAAGGTAAATACTAGTTTCAACATGTAAAGGATTACGCTTATGACAATGTATCAACTGACTCCATTGTTGGCTGCTAGAGCTGCAGACTATTCGTATAGCTCACGCCAAGCTGATGCGAAACGCTTCCATCAAAATGTCCCTGGTGAGCTTCTCTGGGAGTTTGATTTTGAAGGCGGTTTGGTCTCCGGCATCAGTTGCCAATATATTAGCGGGTTATGCATTAGCGGTTGCCCTGTTGATAAACAGTATCTGATGATCTAACCTATCTCGATTCATGGGAACGGATACCCAATAACGGCGTTTAAAGGAGCATTCAATGGCTGTTAACCCCACCCTGTTTACCCCTTTGCGCTTATCTTTTGCGGGCGTATTCGTTCTGCTGCTGTTTTGTTTTTCCACCATGGTCGAGGGCGATATGTTTGGACTGTTTAAAACTTATGACGTGCACCTGTGCCCGGAAGTGAAAGGACGGCTGACGCTGAAAGGTGAGCCAGTGGCGGGTGTAA
This genomic window from Corallincola holothuriorum contains:
- a CDS encoding ATP-binding cassette domain-containing protein; its protein translation is MLNQLKLSGATLSYGKQQVIAPVHLEINPGEHVALVGRSGAGKSSLLNMLYQQAAERAALCPQSYGLVAPLSVYHNIYMGQLPRHNALYNLCNLLRPWATRRAEVAELAAELGLSDKLFSAVAELSGGQQQRTAIGRALYQQAPIFLGDEPVSSVDPLQAKLLIELIQSRHQSSVIALHNKQLALSCFDRVIGLDQGKILFDLSGDALTAAQLDALYVDA
- a CDS encoding DUF6795 domain-containing protein; the encoded protein is MAVNPTLFTPLRLSFAGVFVLLLFCFSTMVEGDMFGLFKTYDVHLCPEVKGRLTLKGEPVAGVMITRNLTFWDEAPRVDTTVSDENGHFSFLDVVIQSKKPGDMFVQERTEQEIFAELDNQKYKLWFSTFPGFKPRLEYEKKLASLDCELNNKLATFMFKNDQDSNVNFTAVSLCQWDNDYIFVLDYEGKY